A single genomic interval of Spinacia oleracea cultivar Varoflay chromosome 6, BTI_SOV_V1, whole genome shotgun sequence harbors:
- the LOC110805600 gene encoding protein ROH1 — MWPGGADNKKIWAGGADNQGHFLGRISIRRNQVASMEGEVEDLELFQRKISDRFSDLLPPKKESYHSSGIPSSISISSAASDSPTAGSIDGDSSPFSGCETFLSIAWIRKLLDAFLSCETEFKAVLLIGREPSQVAKAPLDRLIPDLLDRAVKGLDICNGITHGIDAVKFMKNQAQIVVSALEQRPFTDGQIRRARRALAALQGSVVMDEKENTGKSTERSWSFGKRTSGASSKDRHHGLSFKSLSWSVAKHWSAAKQVQSISSNLNAPRSGEPTGLALTVYIMNVVLVFVMWALVAAIPCQDRAGLGTHIPVPKQSNWAHGICGVQEKIAEEWKKKEKKGSAGLMEEVIKIDKLAHSLVEFADNFHYPMEEEKEAEFAAQVAELAEICRKMDDGLGPLQSQIRELFHRLVRSRAMILDVLDQAGKSSTPHV, encoded by the exons atgtggCCGGGAGGGGCAGATAATAAAAAAATCTGGGCAGGAGGGGCAGATAATCAAGGCCACTTCCTCGGCCGGATTAGTATACGCCGTAATCAAGTCGCTTCCATGGAAGGAGAAGTTGAAGATTTGGAGCTTTTTCAAAGGAAAATTTCCGATCGTTTTTCCGATCTTTTACCTCCTAAAAAGGAATCCTACCATTCGTCTGGTATACCTTCATCGATTTCTATCTCCTCCGCCGCGAGTGATTCTCCTACGGCGGGGAGTATTGACGGCGATTCTAGCCCCTTTTCGGGATGTGAGACGTTCCTTTCAATTGCTTGGATAAGGAAACTTCTTGATGCTTTTCTATCTTGTGAGACGGAATTCAAGGCCGTGCTTTTGATCGGGAGGGAACCGTCTCAGGTTGCGAAAGCGCCTCTTGATCGTTTGATTCCTGATTTGCTGGATAGGGCGGTTAAGGGTTTGGATATTTGTAATGGGATTACTCATGGTATTGATGCTGTTAAGTTTATGAAAAATCAAGCTCAGATTGTTGTCTCTGCCTTGGAACAGAGGCCCTTCACCGATGGCCag ATTCGGAGGGCAAGAAGAGCACTTGCAGCACTACAAGGGTCAGTTGTGATGGATGAAAAGGAAAACACAGGCAAGTCGACGGAGCGATCATGGTCTTTTGGCAAGCGCACAAGCGGCGCGTCATCAAAAGACCGCCACCACGGGCTGAGCTTCAAGTCTCTATCGTGGAGCGTGGCCAAGCATTGGTCAGCTGCCAAGCAAGTCCAATCAATCTCCTCCAATCTCAACGCGCCACGCAGCGGGGAACCAACAGGGCTGGCCCTTACGGTTTACATCATGAACGTGGTCCTGGTGTTTGTAATgtgggcccttgtggctgctATTCCTTGCCAGGACCGGGCCGGGCTCGGGACCCACATCCCGGTCCCTAAACAATCAAATTGGGCCCACGGCATATGTGGGGTCCAGGAAAAGATTGCTGAGGaatggaaaaagaaagaaaagaaagggtCAGCTGGACTAATGGAGGAGGTGATCAAGATAGATAAATTGGCTCATTCCTTAGTGGAGTTCGCCGACAATTTTCATTACCCAATGGAGGAGGAGAAGGAGGCTGAATTCGCCGCCCAAGTCGCCGAGCTAGCGGAGATATGCCGGAAAATGGATGATGGGCTCGGGCCGCTACAGTCACAGATTAGGGAGTTGTTCCATAGACTTGTAAGGAGTCGTGCAATGATACTAGATGTCCTTGATCAAGCAGGCAAATCATCTACCCCTCATGTATAG
- the LOC110805587 gene encoding monodehydroascorbate reductase, chloroplastic/mitochondrial translates to MSTVGRFMATMSNSLSLKHGVSLYSSTSSSFSLSKLHCKPSLVASRPFYNRRCFSISASSSFANDNREYVIVGGGNAAGYAARTFVEHGLADGKLCIVTKEAYAPYERPALTKGYLFPLDKKPARLPGFHTCVGGGGERQTPEWYQEKGIEMIYEDAVTGVDIEKHTLQTQSGKSLKYGSLIVATGCTATRFPEKIGGNLPGVHYVRDVADADSLIESLKKAKKVVIVGGGYIGMEVAAAAVGWNLDTTVIFPEDHLLQRLFTPSLARKYEELYEQNGVKFVKGAMIKNLEAGSDGSVAAVNLENGSTIEADTIIIGIGAKPAVGPFENVGLDTTVGGIEVDGLFRSKVPGIFAIGDVAAFPLKMYDRVARVEHVDHARKSAQHCVSALLSARTHTYDYLPYFYSRVFEYEGSQRKVWWQFFGDNVGEAVEVGNFDPKIATFWIDSGRLKGVLVESGSPEEFQLLPKIAKAQPLVDKAKLQSASSVEEALEIIHQSM, encoded by the exons ATGTCAACAG TTGGAAGATTCATGGCGACCATGTCAAATTCACTCTCACTCAAACATGGCGTCTCACTTTACTCTTCTACTTCTTCCTCATTTTCTCTTTCCAAACTCCACTGTAAACCTTCACTTGTCGCTTCTAGACCCTTCTACAATCGTCGATGTTTCTCAATCTCTGCTTCTTCCAGTTTCGCCAACGACAATCGAGA gTATGTGATCGTTGGAGGTGGGAATGCGGCGGGGTACGCAGCTCGGACATTTGTTGAACATGGATTGGCTGATGGCAAGCTCTGCATTGTTACTAAAGAG GCATACGCACCATATGAGCGTCCAGCTTTGACGAAGGGCTACTTGTTTCCATTGGATAAGAAGCCTGCACGACTACCA GGTTTTCATACTTGTGTTGGAGGTGGTGGTGAAAGGCAGACTCCGGAATGGTACCAGGAGAAAGGAATTGAG ATGATTTACGAGGACGCAGTGACAGGTGTTGATATAGAGAAGCATACTCTACAAACTCAGTCAGGCAAATCGCTTAAGTATGGTTCACTTATAGTGGCAACAGGCTGCACAGCTACAAG GTTTCCGGAGAAGATTGGCGGTAACTTACCCGGTGTGCACTATGTTCGAGATGTGGCAGATGCTGACTCCCTTATAGAGTCATTG AAGAAAGCAAAGAAGGTGGTGATTGTGGGCGGTGGCTATATTGGCATGGAAGTTGCTGCTGCAGCTGTGGGTTGGAACCTTGATACCACG GTCATATTTCCTGAAGACCATCTTTTGCAAAGACTATTTACTCCCTCACTGGCCAGGAAGTATGAAGAGCTGTATGAGCAAAATGGGGTCAAATTTGTGAAG GgtgctatgattaaaaaccTAGAAGCCGGTTCTGATGGAAGTGTGGCTGCTGTCAATCTCGAAAATGGTTCTACCATAGAAGCTGACACT ATAATTATTGGTATCGGAGCTAAACCTGCTGTCGGTCCTTTTGAAAACGTTGGCTTAGATACAACTGTTGGTGGTATAGAG GTTGATGGTCTGTTCCGCTCCAAAGTTCCTGGAATTTTTGCCATTGGAGATGTCGCAGCATTTCCATTGAAA ATGTATGACCGTGTTGCTCGAGTTGAACATGTGGATCATGCCCGTAAATCAGCTCAGCATTGTGTCAGTGCGCTTTTGAGTGCTCGAACTCACAC ATACGATTATCTCCCTTATTTCTACTCAAGGGTATTTGAATATGAAGGGAGCCAAAGAAAAGTATGGTGGCAATTTTTCGGGGACAATG TTGGAGAGGCAGTTGAGGTTGGAAACTTTGACCCCAAGATTGCTACATTCTGGATAGATTCTG GGAGACTGAAAGGAGTTCTTGTTGAAAGCGGGAGTCCTGAG GAATTCCAACTTCTTCCCAAAATTGCCAAGGCTCAACCTTTGGTTGACAAAGCCAAGCTGCAAAGTGCATCTTCAGTAGAGGAGGCCTTGGAAATCATTCATCAGTCAATGTAG
- the LOC110805601 gene encoding heavy metal-associated isoprenylated plant protein 39 isoform X1 produces the protein MEIKKVVVKLNIHDDKDKQKAMKAVSSLTGINLVEVDMKESKMTVIGEVDPVDVVSKLKKQWNAQIVTVGPPPKKEEKKDEKKEEKKDEKKDEKKDEKKDEKKEKEEQEKQIAELHRLYRAYHPPMYYSYQTIDESPNNNCVIC, from the exons ATGGAAATTAAG AAAGTGGTGGTGAAGTTGAACATCCATGATGACAAGGACAAGCAAAAGGCCATGAAAGCAGTCTCTTCCCTAACAG GGATTAATTTAGTGGAAGTGGACATGAAGGAAAGTAAAATGACAGTAATAGGAGAAGTAGATCCAGTTGACGTGGTCAGCAAGTTAAAGAAGCAATGGAATGCACAGATTGTTACAGTGGGGCCACCACCAAAGAAGGAAGAGAAAAAAgatgaaaaaaaagaagaaaaaaaggatGAAAAAAAGGATGAAAAAAAAGATGAGAAAAAAGatgagaaaaaagaaaaggaagaacAAGAGAAACAAATTGCTGAGCTTCATAGGCTATACAGGGCATATCATCCCCCAATGTACTATTCTTACCAAACCATAGATGAATCCCCTAATAATAATTGTGTTATTTGTTAA
- the LOC110805601 gene encoding heavy metal-associated isoprenylated plant protein 39 isoform X2: protein MKAVSSLTGINLVEVDMKESKMTVIGEVDPVDVVSKLKKQWNAQIVTVGPPPKKEEKKDEKKEEKKDEKKDEKKDEKKDEKKEKEEQEKQIAELHRLYRAYHPPMYYSYQTIDESPNNNCVIC, encoded by the exons ATGAAAGCAGTCTCTTCCCTAACAG GGATTAATTTAGTGGAAGTGGACATGAAGGAAAGTAAAATGACAGTAATAGGAGAAGTAGATCCAGTTGACGTGGTCAGCAAGTTAAAGAAGCAATGGAATGCACAGATTGTTACAGTGGGGCCACCACCAAAGAAGGAAGAGAAAAAAgatgaaaaaaaagaagaaaaaaaggatGAAAAAAAGGATGAAAAAAAAGATGAGAAAAAAGatgagaaaaaagaaaaggaagaacAAGAGAAACAAATTGCTGAGCTTCATAGGCTATACAGGGCATATCATCCCCCAATGTACTATTCTTACCAAACCATAGATGAATCCCCTAATAATAATTGTGTTATTTGTTAA